A genome region from Sceloporus undulatus isolate JIND9_A2432 ecotype Alabama chromosome 1, SceUnd_v1.1, whole genome shotgun sequence includes the following:
- the BCLAF1 gene encoding bcl-2-associated transcription factor 1 isoform X4, with amino-acid sequence MGRSNTRSHSSGSKSRSQSSSRSRSRSHSRKKRYSSRSRSRTYSRSRSRDRVYNRDYRRDYRNNRGMRRPYGYRGRGRGYYPGGGGRYHRGGYRPVWNRRHSRSPRRDRSRSRSPKRRSRSSQRSRSRSRRSYRSSRSPRSSSSRSSSPYSKSPVSSKRRGSSEKQAKKTEAATLQESPLQNKSQEEEKGAFDPSEALDDFNKSTAASGDIWPGLSAYDNSPRSPHSPSVASPPSQSSSCSDAHLLSTVHSAKDTPQHSHSIQHSPERSGSGSLGNGSSRYSPSQNSPLHHIPSRRSPAKATGSQNAPREETRMRSFYPEAGEPEGTKGAKFLKRYTDEESRVYLLDRSNAREKDAQKERGSEKGRTEGEREWDDQEALEYYMDKDSGKQKFNDSEGEDAEETEDYRQFRKSVLADQGKSFAASHRNAEEEGSKYKSKISMKANRESEGFREDKNYKLKEPTSYVVERPGVPKDKHKEDEKTSERTMKKETQSPEQVKSEKLKELFDYSPPLHKNPDAREKSTFREESPLRIKMIASDSHRPEVKLKMAPVPLDDSNRPASLTKDRLLASTLVHSVKKEQEFRSIFDHIKLPQASKSTSESFIQHIVSLVHHVKEQYFKSAGMTLSERFTSYQKATEEHSTRQKSPEIHRRIDISPSTLRKHTRLAGEERAFKEETQKGDKKLKCDAADLRHDIDRRRKERSKERGDSKGSRESSGSRKQEKMPKDYKDYKSYKDDSSREEKDCKKEREEEFKPHHDQKEYPGFTGVGRPRGTFHDDRDDGVDYWAKRGRGRGTFQRGRGRFNFKKSGSSPKWTHDKYQGDGLVEDEEESMENEDKERRKEEKE; translated from the exons ATGGGTCGCTCTAATACAAGATCACATTCTTCAGGATCAAAATCCAGATCTCAGTCCAGTTCAAGGTCAAGATCCAGATCACATTCTCGAAAAAAGAGATACAG TTCTAGGTCTCGGTCTAGGACATACTCACGTTCTCGTAGTAGGGATCGTGTTTATAATAGAGATTACCGCAGAGATTACCGAAATAATAGAGGAATGAGGCGCCCCTATGGCTATAGAGGAAGAGGTAGAGGATATTATCCTGGAGGTGGAGGTAGATATCATCGTGGCGGTTACAGACCTGTCTGGAACAGAAGACATTCTCGGAGTCCTCGAAGAGACCGCTCGCGTTCCAGAAGTCCAAAGAGAAGGTCAAGGTCTTCCCAGAGATCCCGAAGCAGGTCTCGCCGATCTTACAGATCTTCCAGGTCTCCAAGATCTTCTTCATCTCGGTCTTCGTCTCCATATAGCAAGTCTCCTGTCTCTTCAAAAAGGCGTGGGTCATCAGAAAAACAAGCAAAGAAGACCGAGGCAGCCACATTGCAAGAGAGCCCTTTACAAAACAAATcacaagaggaagagaaaggtgcATTTGACCCATCTGAGGCTTTAGATGACTTCAATAAATCAACAGCTGCTTCAGGTGATATTTGGCCTGGTCTTTCAGCATACGATAACAGTCCAAGGTCTCCCCATAGTCCTTCTGTTGCTTCTCCACCTAGTCAGAGTTCTTCATGTTCTGATGCTCACTTACTCAGCACAGTTCACTCAGCAAAAGACACACCTCAACACTCACATTCCATTCAGCATAGCCCTGAGAGGTCTGGATCTGGTTCCCTTGGAAATGGTTCCAGTCGCTACAGCCCTTCCCAGAATAGTCCCCTGCATCACATTCCTTCAAGAAGAAGTCCTGCAAAAGCAACTGGATCACAGAATGCTCCTCGGGAGGAGACTCGGATGCGCTCTTTCTATCCAGAGGCTGGTGAACCCGAAGGTACAAAGGGTGCCAAATTTCTGAAAAG GTACACAGATGAAGAGTCTAGAGTATACCTGCTTGACAGAAGTAATGCTAGGGAAAAAGATGCTCAGAAGGAGAGAGGGTCAGAAAAGGGGAggacagagggagaaagggagtgggatgatCAGGAAGCTTTGGAATATTATATGGATAAAGATTCTGGAAAACAAAAATTTAATGACTCAGAAGGGGAGGATGCAGAGGAGACTGAAGATTATAGACAGTTCAGAAAATCTGTTCTGGCAGATCAGGGTAAGAGCTTTGCTGCATCTCATCGGAATGCTGAGGAGGAAGGATCCAAGTACAAATCTAAAATCTCTATGAAGGCAAATAGAGAGAGTGAAGGATTTAGAGAAGATAAAAATTACAAGCTTAAAGAGCCAACTAGCTATGTAGTGGAGAGACCTGGTGTACCAAAAGATAAGCACAAGGAAGACGAGAAAACGTCTGAGAGAACAATGAAGAAAGAAACTCAGTCACCTGAACAGGTAAAGTCTGAGAAGCTCAAAGAACTCTTTGATTATAGTCCTCCTCTGCACAAGAACCCAGATGCAAGAGAGAAATCTACCTTCAGGGAAGAGAGTCCACTTAGGATCAAAATGATAGCCAGTGATTCTCATCGGCCTGAAGTTAAACTTAAAATGGCACCTGTGCCGCTTGATGATTCAAACAG ACCTGCTTCCTTGACTAAAGACAGGCTGCTTGCTAGTACACTTGTCCATTCAGTCAAGAAGGAGCAAGAGTTCCGATCCATCTTTGACCACATTAAGCTACCGCAGGCCAGCAAAAGCACATCAGAGTCATTTATTCAGCACATTGTGTCTTTAGTTCATCATGTCAAAG AACAGTATTTCAAGTCAGCTGGAATGACCCTAAGTGAGAGGTTCACTTCTTATCAGAAGGCTACTGAAGAACATAGTACCCGGCAAAAGAGTCCTGAAATACACAG GAGGATTGACATCTCTCCAAGTACCCTGAGGAAGCATACCCGTTTAGCGGGAGAAGAGCGAGCCTTTAAAGAAGAAACTCAGAAA GGAGATAAAAAATTAAAGTGTGATGCTGCTGATCTTCGACATGACATCGACCGTCGTAGAAAAGAACGAAGTAAAGAACGAGGTGACTCTAAAGGCTCCAGGGAATCCAGTGGATCAAGGAAGCAGGAGAAAATGCCAAAGGATTACAAGGATTATAAATCTTACAAAGATGACAG TTCCCGAGAAGAAAAGGACtgcaagaaggaaagagaagaagagtttAAGCCACACCATGATCAGAAAGAATACCCAGGCTTTACAGGTGTTGGAAGACCAAGAGGCACATTT
- the BCLAF1 gene encoding bcl-2-associated transcription factor 1 isoform X3 — protein MGRSNTRSHSSGSKSRSQSSSRSRSRSHSRKKRYSSRSRSRTYSRSRSRDRVYNRDYRRDYRNNRGMRRPYGYRGRGRGYYPGGGGRYHRGGYRPVWNRRHSRSPRRDRSRSRSPKRRSRSSQRSRSRSRRSYRSSRSPRSSSSRSSSPYSKSPVSSKRRGSSEKQAKKTEAATLQESPLQNKSQEEEKGAFDPSEALDDFNKSTAASGDIWPGLSAYDNSPRSPHSPSVASPPSQSSSCSDAHLLSTVHSAKDTPQHSHSIQHSPERSGSGSLGNGSSRYSPSQNSPLHHIPSRRSPAKATGSQNAPREETRMRSFYPEAGEPEGTKGAKFLKRYTDEESRVYLLDRSNAREKDAQKERGSEKGRTEGEREWDDQEALEYYMDKDSGKQKFNDSEGEDAEETEDYRQFRKSVLADQGKSFAASHRNAEEEGSKYKSKISMKANRESEGFREDKNYKLKEPTSYVVERPGVPKDKHKEDEKTSERTMKKETQSPEQVKSEKLKELFDYSPPLHKNPDAREKSTFREESPLRIKMIASDSHRPEVKLKMAPVPLDDSNRPASLTKDRLLASTLVHSVKKEQEFRSIFDHIKLPQASKSTSESFIQHIVSLVHHVKEQYFKSAGMTLSERFTSYQKATEEHSTRQKSPEIHRRIDISPSTLRKHTRLAGEERAFKEETQKGDKKLKCDAADLRHDIDRRRKERSKERGDSKGSRESSGSRKQEKMPKDYKDYKSYKDDSKQKREQDRSRSSSTSSPSSSSSSSREEKDCKKEREEEFKPHHDQKEYPGFTGVGRPRGTFHDDRDDGVDYWAKRGRGRGTFQRGRGRFNFKKSGSSPKWTHDKYQGDGLVEDEEESMENEDKERRKEEKE, from the exons ATGGGTCGCTCTAATACAAGATCACATTCTTCAGGATCAAAATCCAGATCTCAGTCCAGTTCAAGGTCAAGATCCAGATCACATTCTCGAAAAAAGAGATACAG TTCTAGGTCTCGGTCTAGGACATACTCACGTTCTCGTAGTAGGGATCGTGTTTATAATAGAGATTACCGCAGAGATTACCGAAATAATAGAGGAATGAGGCGCCCCTATGGCTATAGAGGAAGAGGTAGAGGATATTATCCTGGAGGTGGAGGTAGATATCATCGTGGCGGTTACAGACCTGTCTGGAACAGAAGACATTCTCGGAGTCCTCGAAGAGACCGCTCGCGTTCCAGAAGTCCAAAGAGAAGGTCAAGGTCTTCCCAGAGATCCCGAAGCAGGTCTCGCCGATCTTACAGATCTTCCAGGTCTCCAAGATCTTCTTCATCTCGGTCTTCGTCTCCATATAGCAAGTCTCCTGTCTCTTCAAAAAGGCGTGGGTCATCAGAAAAACAAGCAAAGAAGACCGAGGCAGCCACATTGCAAGAGAGCCCTTTACAAAACAAATcacaagaggaagagaaaggtgcATTTGACCCATCTGAGGCTTTAGATGACTTCAATAAATCAACAGCTGCTTCAGGTGATATTTGGCCTGGTCTTTCAGCATACGATAACAGTCCAAGGTCTCCCCATAGTCCTTCTGTTGCTTCTCCACCTAGTCAGAGTTCTTCATGTTCTGATGCTCACTTACTCAGCACAGTTCACTCAGCAAAAGACACACCTCAACACTCACATTCCATTCAGCATAGCCCTGAGAGGTCTGGATCTGGTTCCCTTGGAAATGGTTCCAGTCGCTACAGCCCTTCCCAGAATAGTCCCCTGCATCACATTCCTTCAAGAAGAAGTCCTGCAAAAGCAACTGGATCACAGAATGCTCCTCGGGAGGAGACTCGGATGCGCTCTTTCTATCCAGAGGCTGGTGAACCCGAAGGTACAAAGGGTGCCAAATTTCTGAAAAG GTACACAGATGAAGAGTCTAGAGTATACCTGCTTGACAGAAGTAATGCTAGGGAAAAAGATGCTCAGAAGGAGAGAGGGTCAGAAAAGGGGAggacagagggagaaagggagtgggatgatCAGGAAGCTTTGGAATATTATATGGATAAAGATTCTGGAAAACAAAAATTTAATGACTCAGAAGGGGAGGATGCAGAGGAGACTGAAGATTATAGACAGTTCAGAAAATCTGTTCTGGCAGATCAGGGTAAGAGCTTTGCTGCATCTCATCGGAATGCTGAGGAGGAAGGATCCAAGTACAAATCTAAAATCTCTATGAAGGCAAATAGAGAGAGTGAAGGATTTAGAGAAGATAAAAATTACAAGCTTAAAGAGCCAACTAGCTATGTAGTGGAGAGACCTGGTGTACCAAAAGATAAGCACAAGGAAGACGAGAAAACGTCTGAGAGAACAATGAAGAAAGAAACTCAGTCACCTGAACAGGTAAAGTCTGAGAAGCTCAAAGAACTCTTTGATTATAGTCCTCCTCTGCACAAGAACCCAGATGCAAGAGAGAAATCTACCTTCAGGGAAGAGAGTCCACTTAGGATCAAAATGATAGCCAGTGATTCTCATCGGCCTGAAGTTAAACTTAAAATGGCACCTGTGCCGCTTGATGATTCAAACAG ACCTGCTTCCTTGACTAAAGACAGGCTGCTTGCTAGTACACTTGTCCATTCAGTCAAGAAGGAGCAAGAGTTCCGATCCATCTTTGACCACATTAAGCTACCGCAGGCCAGCAAAAGCACATCAGAGTCATTTATTCAGCACATTGTGTCTTTAGTTCATCATGTCAAAG AACAGTATTTCAAGTCAGCTGGAATGACCCTAAGTGAGAGGTTCACTTCTTATCAGAAGGCTACTGAAGAACATAGTACCCGGCAAAAGAGTCCTGAAATACACAG GAGGATTGACATCTCTCCAAGTACCCTGAGGAAGCATACCCGTTTAGCGGGAGAAGAGCGAGCCTTTAAAGAAGAAACTCAGAAA GGAGATAAAAAATTAAAGTGTGATGCTGCTGATCTTCGACATGACATCGACCGTCGTAGAAAAGAACGAAGTAAAGAACGAGGTGACTCTAAAGGCTCCAGGGAATCCAGTGGATCAAGGAAGCAGGAGAAAATGCCAAAGGATTACAAGGATTATAAATCTTACAAAGATGACAG TAAACAAAAAAGAGAGCAAGACCGTTCTCGATCTTCCTCAACTTCCTCCCCATCTTCCTCTTCATCCAGTTCCCGAGAAGAAAAGGACtgcaagaaggaaagagaagaagagtttAAGCCACACCATGATCAGAAAGAATACCCAGGCTTTACAGGTGTTGGAAGACCAAGAGGCACATTT